The Quercus lobata isolate SW786 chromosome 9, ValleyOak3.0 Primary Assembly, whole genome shotgun sequence region AGAAGCCCCAacacctagaccaatcaaataaagtctTTTGGCATAGAGCTTGTAATTGAACCAAGGATTTCTCGATATCTTCAAAAGAGCGCCGATTTCTTTCCGTTCAaacaatccacatcaaacaGCCAAGAACCATATTCTAAatgtttgaattaaattttcccAGCCAAAAGCTCCAACAATACACCATGCTTTCCACAGAGCCTAGCATGACCCATTGAGTCCCAAAGATCTGAAACATATAAACCCACAGAGAGTGAGCTATAGGACAGTGGAGGAGAAGATGATCCACAGTTTCCTCATTCCGATGACACATACAACATCGATTCACCAAAATGCGCCCCCTAAGCATAAGATTATCCAATGTAAGGATCTGCCATGAGCCGCtgtccacacaaaaaaagcCAACCTCTTAGGGATCCTAGCTTTCCAAACACCCtaattcacatgatcatatgCCTTCTCCACATCCAACTTACACAACACCCTTGGAATCCCTGTCTTCAATCTACTATCAATACACTCAAGAATGTTCGAACCATGGTcaaaaaaactatttcattaAACAGTTCAAGGCTTTATTGGTCAAatctggttttctttttttggatttttttgctcaaaatggCTGCTGATAACCTAAAGTTTAATTTCGTTAGCCGGTTGTATAGAGCCATTGATCTTGTTTGTCGGACTTGGAAAACCTTTTTCGTTTATTGCTGTTGATCTTGTTCCAAATGATGAATGTGGATCCATTTGGCTATGACTAACGACTAGATCTCAGATAGCCTTTTGTGGTCACCTTGTGTTTTGCTCCACTGGCAGAgacattttcttaaaattgttctttttttgtgtgtgtgattggAGAGGAAtaagaggataaaaaaaatagagggattttgtttgtttgtttaatattCCTCAGTCTGTTTGGTTTTGATGAGGCATTCATTTATCATTACGCCTAAAGTATCCCTaagatttttccttaatttgAGATGATGTGCAAATTTgttcaaatatttcaaaatgatgagaaaacATCTACCTGATCTCTATCATGCATTGTGGAAAATATCATCTTATCTATAATTAAGATATATTTGAACCTCTCTAGATATTTTCATGGTCAAGAATgctaattttaacaaatttattatatttattatcatattaattAGCTATcaaatcaataattatgtcatcacGGTTCAATCCCTCAGTTGAATCTCGGTTTGACCTTTGGTCGAACCCTGGTCTAACCTCAAAACCATGAACCTCTTCTGTTCTAGTTCTTTTGACGGTTTGGTTTTCAGAACATTGACTTGTATGCTATTTGTCTGCTGTTTTGATAAGTTATTATATTACATTATCTTTTTGCAGAGATTTACGTCTTGTGAATTGGGATTGTGTGTTACGGACTGCTATATCTGATATTGAGGCAAGTCGTGTCCTCTTAAAAGGCAATCTTTATAATGaacttttttagatttttttttttattaaaaaagagtcTTTCATGGATTCTAAATTTATTGAAGTTGTTTGTTCATGTAGGTAGACCATattgaaatcaaagaaaggaCTCCACTAAAGGTTCCAGGATATGAGAAACTTGTGGAATTTGGCGTTTTAACTTCATTTGCTTACCCTTTGGAAGGGGATCTTGGTGAGATTGTTGTAGCTACTACTAGGGTGGAGACTATGCTTGGAGATACTGCTATTGCTATACATCCTGATGATCCAAGGTACAAACATCTTCATGGAAAATTTGCCATTCATCCCTTCAATGGAAGAAAGCTCCCTATAGTTTGTGATGCGATTCTTGTTGATCCAAAGTTTGGGACAGGTGCTGTTAAGGTAAAGTTATTAAAATTTCACTTTTGAAGTTTATGTTTCCAGGATGTAAGAACTCATAATCCATACATGATCCTGCAGATTACCCCGGCTCATGACCCGAATGATTTTGAGGTTGGAAAGCGTCATAATCTTGAGTTCATCAACATTTTTACGGATGATGGGAAAATAAACACCGATGGTGGCCCAGAGTTTGCCGGTATGCCACGATTTAACGCTCGAGAGGCAGTTACTGAAGCATTGCAAAAGAAGGTATTGGTGCTACAATACTGTTTATATAAGTTTATTCTCAAGTAATTGTGGCTATTCTACCAAAAAAACTGAggctataaaaaattatactatagatataacattttttattagtcACATTATTAAACTATAGGAGAGAGTGATTGAATATGGGTTAGGACATGAAATTTAACATTAATATCAGAGAATCAATGTGGTTTTATGCTAGAGAGATCTACTATGGAAGTTATTTTCACACTTAGATGTCTAAtggaaaaatatagagaaaattttaaagatCTCCATGTGGTTTTTATTGACTTAGAGAAAGCGTATGATAGAATACTTAGAGAGGTTTTGTTGTGGGTTTTAGAAAAGGCAGGAGTTCTTGTATAGTGTATTAAGcaaattataaatatgtatgATAGAGCTGAGTTTCCTATCATTATAAGTTTGCATCAAGGATTAGCATTAAATTCATATCTCTTTGCATTATTGATAGATGAACTTACTAGGTTGATTCGAGATGAAGTCCCCTTAGTGTATGATTTTTGTAGATGATATAGTTTTAGTTGATAAAACTAACAATGGAGCTAATCTCAAGTTATAAATTTGGAGAGTTTCTTTAGAGCTTAAATCTTTTGGCTATGACTAAAATGGAGTAAATGGAATGTAAAGTAAATCAGCTACTGGAAGCTATGGGATGCCAAACTCACTATTGATGGTCAATAGATTTTATAGACCTTTCAATATCTTGGATCAATAATATATAAGTATGGAGAGATTGAAAAAATATCGAGTATTGTGTGATCATAGAATACCTATTAAGTTAAAGGAGAAAATTTTATGACTGTTATAAGATCAACTATGCTCTAGGGTACTAAATGTTGGGATGTTAAGAAGCACACGTCCATAAAACGAGTGTCATTGAAATGAGAATATTAAGACAGATAAGTGGAAATATAAGTAAAAATAGGATTCGAGATGTGGAAGTCCCCTTAAAGATTTAGATGGTTTGGTCATGTGTAGAAGAGAGTGATTGATGCACCAATGAAAAGTGAGTTGATTTtcattgaggaaaaaaaaggtagaggaagaccTCAAATAGCATTGGAGAAGTAAAAAAGtacatgtcaattaaggaagtaaggTTTGATTGTTGTATTGGTGAAAGTCTGAGGTTATATATGCTTATTTTAGTGAGGGGTAATTGATAAAGTGGGCTTCTTGTTTCATGGGACGAATTTACATTAGTTGCATctgaataattttttagttttcactGCAATACTGCTGACTGGCCTAAATAAAGCAAATTTCATCCTACctccaaagaaaaaacaaatattatccTTGTTTAGATCCAGCAGTGAAAATTTGTCatattatctttcttttcaagctgtgtaaaaaataaaagaccaaaaaagTTATCTTTATGTATTTATTCCAAAATGTTTCCATTAATTTTCTGTAGTTACAGAtatctttttttggggggtatgAGCTTGTGTGAGCTTTAGTTTTTGCTCTCACCATTCCTTGCCTTGGGTTTCACTACCATATATCTCATAAGAAGGCAGCATTCCTGTGCTTGGTTGGGTGTGGAGAAAATATTAGGTGGGggtttttcttggtttttagGACATTCAGCTTTGTTGGGTGGGTGGAAAAATTATTAGTAGGGgcagggattttttttttttttttagggtgaagTGGTTTGTGTTTGTCAACAAACTTTGTTTGAATTACTGGTTCAACTGAAGCATTTGACAATGTCAACATGAATTATTGATTCTCCAGAAGCTTTTTCAGTTCCATTGCGGTTCACATTGGAAAGAGAAATAGTAAGAGAGTGGATTTACAATGGTCTTTTGTTTTCAGGACAGGCTTCTACATGAATTTTGGTTCTGCAAAAGTGTTTATTTGGCTGTAAGAGGATTTTTATAAGGTATCTTTTGTTCTTGGGGTGGCTTTTAGACAACTTTTGGTTCTGGAAAGGATTCTTTGGCTGCAATATGTTCTGCTAGGCGACCATCCTAGTTGTCCTGTGGTGGGAGGGATGGGTTTTCTTGTGTCATTCTGGATAGCACTAATAGGAATTATTGGCTCTACTGGAGTTCTAATAAGGGAGCATCCTGGTGTTTTGTGGAAGGACCAAAGGAGGGGACCATCCTAGGAGTTATCTAGAATGTTAATTGTTCTGTGTATTACATTATATTTATTCtctattcaaaattttgtttgacCACTTCATGTGACACTGCAAGTTTATGTTCTATGTATTCTTTTTATGTTACTCGTAGACCTTccagaaaaagaaaggtaaagGCCACACAAGTTTATTTCACCTATATAGACCAATGGCATTAATACTGTACCATACCAGCCGTTATTTATCCTACCAGTTCACCAACCAGTATAGAAATACCTCAAAATTGTACCAGTCTAGATGCCGGATGTTACCAAGCATATTGGGAAATACCGGCTATTTCAGTCAATAAATTGAAACCGGCTGATCGTGATGTCTTCCTCAGCTCCTCTTTGTCTTCTTCTGCCAGCTCTATGATGCTCAGTCCCTCGAATTCCTCAGATTCCTTAAAATACTTCTGTTTCACACAGATCCTAGCTCTATCTTAAAGTTCTTCCTCTGTCCCTCTTCATTCCAAAGGCACtgtaattttcttctttctttttccgtctctctctcttttcttggtTGCTTCTCAAGTACTAAAATTGTACTCTCTTATAATACAAAAGCTATAATGAGTGGGCTGACAAACATTGGTTGTTTGTCTGCCCAACCACAAGTCTCTAATAGATTCTTTTCTAGCACGCACGTGATATCTCTGTTACAAATtaagtacaaattttaaatttaaagcctttttttttcctggttttTCTATTAGACATAGATAAATATTTCCATTTTTATTGGGCTATTATGTTGGGCTTGCATTGAGATATGGGttgatttacaattttattctatttataaatttaaaaaatatatgtacacATTTTAGCTGTAATCCCAAAAAAGTACACCGGTACTTATTGGTTTTGAAATATTCCATTCTATTGAACAAACCGAAACGGCTTCCAGTATTGTATTTACTCCCTCGGTATAGACACTGTTCAACATTATTTCATAACATTTGTTCTATATTTATGTATTCTGCATGTGTCATTACTGTTTATCAACTCAATGTTGTTTATTCCTTGCATTTAGGGACTTTATAGAGGTGCTAAAGATAATGAGATGCGTCTTGGCATATGTTCAAGAACCAATGATGTTGTGGAGCCACTTATAAAGCCTCAGTGGTATGTTAATTGCAGTAGTATGGCAAAGCAAGGTCTTGATGCTGTTGTGGATGAAGAAAACAAGAAGATTGAGATCATCCCGAAACAGTATTCTGCCGACTGGAAGAGGTGGTCTTATATATCTCTTTACCTTGCGTTATAAAATTCTAATGTTCACATCATTAGGAGTAGATACATATTGAAAAGAAGTGCAGAATACCAGATTATTGTCCCACCTGATGCAACTTACTTTCTTAAGATTGTTCTGACAGTATAGTCGAAACTGTTTTAAGAATGTAATTTTGGAAACAATCCATAGAATCTTCAGTgaattttttctgaaaaaagAGTTATTTTGGAATTTCCTTGGTGGGTTTTAGTGTTCCAGGCATGCTCCATCTATGTTGCTTGTTagcatatttattttgatatgttattctatgcaaaaaaaataaaaataaaaatgactatttGGGTCTTAAACATCACAGATGGCTTGAAAACATTCGTGATTGGTGTGTCTCGAGGCAACTTTGGTGGGGTCACCGTGTCCCTGCATGGTATGTCACGCTGGAGGATGATGAGCGGAAGGAGCTTGGTGCTTACAATGACCACTGGGTGGTTGCAAGAAATGAGGACGAGGCTCAGGTGGAGGCTAGCCAAATATATAATGGGAAGAAGTTTCATTTAAGTCAAGATCCTGACGTGCTTGATACATGGTTTTCTTCTGGTCTATTTCCGTTAACTGTTTTGGGCTGGCCTGATGATACAGAAGATCTAAAGGCATTTTATCCGACTTCAGTGTTGGAAACTGGCCATGATATTCTCTTTTTCTGGGTTGCTCGCATGGTAATGCTGGGAATGAAGTTGGGTGGTGATGTACCTTTTAGAAAGGTAACTTGACCTTGACCTGTTATATCTTTAGAACCGTgttataattttctttgttctaagTTGCATAATACACAGCCTATAACATGACATTTGACTAAagattaatataatattataagaaaaatatttgataaCTACATAATGTTATATATGTCTGACATTCCAACCTTACTCAAAGTAAATATGACAATACTTAAGGTTCAGGATCTATTCAGATGGCAATTGCTCCTTTGCTCTAGCTCAAGTTGGACCTCCCCAGAAGAATTGGGTGGAGGCAGAGCCACAGAGGTTGTGGTTTCAACAGATACAATGTGATGTgtaaattaccaataaaaagaGAGGTATCTGTATGTTCAGATGGAGGATGAATGTTTCTTGTCAATATTGAGCAGCAAGGGATATAGATCCGTAAGATCTGACCTAGGGCACTATTTGTCTTCTGAAATGATGGCAGTGAAACCAGAAAGGTCCTTATGGTCTTTCACACCATCAATAAAATGCATACTTGAATTTGTGCAAGGCTCTTTTATGTTAGCCACTGGGAAACTTCTCAGATACATTGTGGTTTGTTTATTTTCCATGACACCAGAAACATTTGGGAGCTACATCATCAGATGATTGTAGAACAAACAAAGAACCTCTTTCCCCCTGAGTTTTCAGTTTATAACTCAAAAAATGGGGCCTAAATGTTTCTACTCTTTTATATCGTATCAGTAGCAGGGTTGAGGGTTACTGTAAGGGAGAACAATGCTTTTGCCCAATTTCAGTCTGGTGGCCGTAACatatttatttgatatatatggtTGTGCCACAAGTACCAGTAAAAGCAAATTTCAGATGTGTATACATGCATGCATGTATATATGCCAATCCTCTTTGGATCAATGTCATCTCCTTCTGTGAACAATAGCCGCAGGGTGAGTTCATTAGTTCAATCCCATACGGATGCATAAGTTGTAttatttcaacaacaacaataaagccTTAGTCCAAATGGGGTTGGCTATGGATTCTCAATAGACCAATAGGATCAACTATGcataagttatttatttattaaaaaaaatgcattgagTATGTttggaaattattattattttctatatagtGTACATTTTCCTGTGCAAATCTATTATATTAATTGAGGTGACGCGATCTGATTGAAGAACCTTAAACTCTATGCAGGTTTATTTGCATCCCATGATTCGTGATGCACATGGGCGCAAGATGTCTAAGTCCTTGGGGAATGTCATCGATCCGCTTGAAGTAATAAATGGGATATCCTTGGAAGGTCTTCAGAAGAGGCTAGAGGAGGGTAACTTAGATCCCAAGGAACTAACTGTTGCTAAAGAAGGACAGGTGAAAGACTTTCCTAGTGGTATTTCTGAATGTGGTGCTGATGCTCTCCGCTTTGCACTTATTTCTTACACAGCTCAGGTTCATTTCTTTACCCATCTTTCTTTCACTCATTTGGCTGTTTCCTTTAATGGATTCACTGATATCTGTAATCATTTTGTCTTCCAGTCTGATAAAATAAATCTGGATATCCTAAGGGTGGTTGGGTATCGCCAGTGGTGTAATAAATTGTGGAATGCTGTACGATTTGCTATGAGCAGGCTTGGGGATGATTATGTTCCGCCCACAAATGTAAATCCGGATGACTTGCCATTTAGCTGTCGATGGATACTCTCAGTATTAAACAAAGCCATATCCAAAACTATTACGGCTTTGGAGTCATATGAATTCTCAGATGCAGCAAGTACTGTGTATTCATGGTGGCAATACCAACTGTGTGATGTTTTTATTGAAGCAATTAAGCCTTTCTTTGCTGGGAGTGATCCAAAGTTTGAGTCTGAGAGAAGTTTTGCTCAAGACACACTTTGGTTATGTCTTGACAATGGGTTAAGATTGCTTCATCCTTTTATGCCATATGTTACGGAAGAATTATGGCAGCGCCTTCCTTCATCAAAGGACCGTACAACTATAGAATCAATTATGATATGCAAGTACCCATCAATTGTAGAGGTAAGTTTAGTTTTCTAAATTGGAAGAGAAAGTGTAATGCACTAATAAGCTAACATTATTTATCTCTAACTACCCAATTGTAGAGGTCATGTAATTGTTTATTTTGAAAGTGAAAATTAAGGCTCAGATAAGGTGAATCATTGGATGGCTCCTCCTCCCTATGTAAGAGTAAGGTGGGGGATGCAACTGTGGGATCATACCAatcaaaaaataacaaacaaaagaaagagacagTTATGGAACAGATAAGGTAGAACCGTCAAGGTGCCTCGTAGTGGTTGGAGGCTTGGGATGAGCTGTAGACTCAGACATACTGGGTTTGATCCCCTAGTTCCCTTGGATTACTTGATACACGGTTCTGTTGGGTGCAGTCGTGTATTTGTGTTTCTAGGAGTGGGCCTAAATGGCCTTACCTTGGTGAGGTTCCAGATAAGGTAGACCAGAAGTAGTCAGTTAGCTAAATTTAATAACTTTCAAGCATAATTTAGACATGTAATATTATTCATGGTAATGAAGGTTTTTTCCTCTCACTACATATACTTTCTTTTATAGTTCACTTTTTGATTCAAATAGTGTCCTCAAGGATTTGGTGAAAAATTGATTTGCATGTTTTGCCACAAATCATGACTTCTGGTTTATTGTTCCCACCATCTCATATTGTTGGTCCTATTTAGAAAATTCGACTTTTTAAAGAGACATTATTTAGCAGtgtcttattaaaaattataaatttccaAAACTGCCCTCCTTaatataaactcaaataaagccaaatgaaaaattggtcaaataaaataaagggtcAGTTATGTAAGTTATAAAATTGTGATTATTAATTTCTAAAGTGGATTGAATTTTAGGATATCTTAAATGGAGTAGAGGACCAAAAATATTGAATGGAGGGGAAGTATATACTGCATAGCTGTTTGAAAAGGATATGGTGGTAACTATTtgatttaataatttgtattatCACTGTTTGATGATCTTCATGCTATCTCAGGGCTGGACAAATGAAACAGTGGAATATGAGATGGATCTTGTAGATACTGCAGTGAAATCTCTCAGGTCACTTGCAAATGAAAGACGTGAAAGGTACATGGAatcaatcttaaaaaaaaactcctcttcatttgtttttttggatcagcttttgtttgttctctcactcctttttttatttttataaaaagaaaagaaaagtggcTGGgacattatttttttgcctAACCATGTAAGAACTTACACTTTTGGCTTTGGTTAGCAAAACTTTAATTCCCAACCCAAGAAAAAAGGTATAATACTAATTGAAGGAGTCTGAGATATGATTTGCTAAGAGTACGCAAATGGAAAAGCCTTAGATGGAATTAAAGCCTAGAACTGAAAAGGTCAAAGAGGATCCCATTTAGGACAACGaactaaaagtttaaaaagGATGATCTTGGAAACATTATTTCTATCATATGGATAGGGGTCTTCACAACCTCCAAAACTCTTACATTGCTGTCCTGGCTGTTAGCATTTATAGGTTCTCTTCCTTGCATTGTTTGTCTTGGTTGTTTTCTGAGGGTTCTCAATGTTCTATGATTCCTGCTTTGTGGAATTCCAAAAGATAGTTATTTGGGTCTTTATTTATGGAATTATtggtatgtatgtatgtttctAAAAGCCAAAGgcacaaatgaaattaattcttcattttatgaTTCCTGATGCCTTTGCCCAGTTtctttcatgtttttatttgaagtcataaataactaaagaaaataattaaaatttataaaatttttccaaCTTTTTATATTGCAAATGGAACTTTGTAGGAATGAGGATCTAATGTGAATTGTGGGATCGGATGCAATGATTAAATCAATATCTCATGAGGAAAAAAATGAgtggagaaaagaagaaaagttctctttttttcttcttcttagtaAACGAGGGAAGTGATGGAAAAAGTAATCGAGGGACATTGCCAAGGCTCTAGGCACTTCTGCCTAGTTCTTAACCCTTGTATCTGTCTTGATATAATTTCCATTAAATCCTAACTCATATGAGATAAATTTCTTACTTATGAAACTGCCAATGAGCAGTAACTCAAATGGTTTTTCCTCTCGTACAAGGGGAGAGGAAGGTGAAGTGGGTTTGAGCCTTCTAGGTGGGTTCAAAACTCATCAACCGCATAATgtacaataaaataatagaaaattcatACTAATGAAACTGAGTTAtggtgaaattcaaattttcctttCCCATTTTTCTGAGCAAATAGAGTGCGCGCAATTTTAAATCTGTGCAAGtttatgttaaatttatttgaatttgtcgccaatgagctttagctcaactggcacctcTTCAGTTTGTAAGTGCTAGCTGTGCGTGTCACTTGACcattaaaatacatatttaaccAAATTTGTCTTAATGAAAATGTTAACATTACAAGATTGCCTAATACTGGCTATGATTCTTCTGTCATCAGGCGACCAGCTTTTGTGCTTTGCAGAAATGAGGCATTTGCAGAGATTATTGACAGCCATCAACGTGAAATTGTTACTCTTGCCAATTTATCAACTTTGACGGTATGTCGCAAATGCTGCTCTTAAAGTGGCTCtattattttcatgtttgagacatcacttatcaaaaaaggatacacacacacacacatttcaGACATGCTTTATGCTTCATTATTTACCAAACGTCTACATATTGAAGTTCTCGACAATCAAGTATATGTCTGTTCACATGcgcacacacaaatatatatatgctagCAAAGCTGTTTGATATACCTTggtgacattttttttctttaaaaatttatccatttttaatatagttttttaaagtCTTGAAGTACCCATACCATGCCAAAATCTTGAGTGCTCTTTTATAaattggttttcatttttttcagaattgaaaaaaaatacacaattttttttatatattaattttggcTAGAGCAAGTGAAGCtaatatctaaaatttaatGTTTCTTCTGTGCCAATGTTGACCACTGTGCTGGGTGATTTATCAATTCTTGCTTTTGAATGGAGGCCAATGTTGCGTATTGCTAGTTCATTTCATCTGATTAAAATACCTACTGTGAAATAAACATTATACAGGTAATTGGTGAGAATGATGCTACTCCAGTTGGATGTGCAGTATCTGTTGTAAATGAAAACCTTTCTGTTTATCTTGAGCTTCGAGGAACTCTTTCTCCAGAGGCAGAACTtgaaaagataaggaaaaaaGTGGATGAGATTCAAAAGTAAGATTCTGGTGGAAATTgctttgatttctctctctctctctctctctctctctctataaatTACCGATGGATTTTAAGTGGCACTTCAATTAATAACTAGAAAAACTATAAGAAATGGTGTAAATGGGAATGATGTTGGgaaaggctttgttgttgttgtgtttagTGTCATAGAAAGGCAAATTCTACGTTCTTCAGTCCCCAAAAGCAAAAAAGGAGGCAAAATTCATTGGCTTATGTATATATTGTGTATGAGTGACTCATTAATTTTGTATTGCTGTTGAGCAAACTTATTTATAGGTATCTACCAAACTGAATAT contains the following coding sequences:
- the LOC115959172 gene encoding valine--tRNA ligase, mitochondrial 1-like, whose protein sequence is MSSQMAKQYNPAAVEKSWYEWWEKSGFFVADAKSSKPSFVIVLPPPNVTGALHIGHALTAAIEDTIIRWRRMSGYNTLWVPGMDHAGIATQVVVEKKIMRERNLTRHDIGRERFVSEVWDWKNRNGGTILQQLRRLGASLDWSRECFTMDEQRSRAVTEAFVRLYKEGLIYRDLRLVNWDCVLRTAISDIEVDHIEIKERTPLKVPGYEKLVEFGVLTSFAYPLEGDLGEIVVATTRVETMLGDTAIAIHPDDPRYKHLHGKFAIHPFNGRKLPIVCDAILVDPKFGTGAVKITPAHDPNDFEVGKRHNLEFINIFTDDGKINTDGGPEFAGMPRFNAREAVTEALQKKGLYRGAKDNEMRLGICSRTNDVVEPLIKPQWYVNCSSMAKQGLDAVVDEENKKIEIIPKQYSADWKRWLENIRDWCVSRQLWWGHRVPAWYVTLEDDERKELGAYNDHWVVARNEDEAQVEASQIYNGKKFHLSQDPDVLDTWFSSGLFPLTVLGWPDDTEDLKAFYPTSVLETGHDILFFWVARMVMLGMKLGGDVPFRKVYLHPMIRDAHGRKMSKSLGNVIDPLEVINGISLEGLQKRLEEGNLDPKELTVAKEGQVKDFPSGISECGADALRFALISYTAQSDKINLDILRVVGYRQWCNKLWNAVRFAMSRLGDDYVPPTNVNPDDLPFSCRWILSVLNKAISKTITALESYEFSDAASTVYSWWQYQLCDVFIEAIKPFFAGSDPKFESERSFAQDTLWLCLDNGLRLLHPFMPYVTEELWQRLPSSKDRTTIESIMICKYPSIVEGWTNETVEYEMDLVDTAVKSLRSLANERRERRPAFVLCRNEAFAEIIDSHQREIVTLANLSTLTVIGENDATPVGCAVSVVNENLSVYLELRGTLSPEAELEKIRKKVDEIQKQHDKLSKVTSATGYKEKVPEHIQQENVAKLASLMQEILSLEEARQHIEAQANNNHD